One window of Triticum dicoccoides isolate Atlit2015 ecotype Zavitan chromosome 5A, WEW_v2.0, whole genome shotgun sequence genomic DNA carries:
- the LOC119302603 gene encoding uncharacterized protein LOC119302603 yields MTEAAVRKQVAGHCDFFIDGMQDQPEEAVQEARDGVAIIDDIQDQAEDAPEAEEGVTASTSEIEIVDAAQLYDHDQSTASAHSHWYP; encoded by the exons ATGACAGAAGCGGCGGTGCGGAAACAAGTTGCCGGGCACTGCGACTTCTTCATCGACGGCATGCAAGACCAGCCAGAGGAGGCTGTCCAGGAGGCTAGAGACGGTGTAGCCATCATCGATGACATTCAAGATCAAGCCGAGGATGCTCCGGAGGCTGAAGAGGGAGTGACCGCAAGTACAAGCGAGATTGAAATTGTTGACGCCGCCCAACTGTATGACCATGACCAG AGCACTGCCTCGGCGCATTCTCACTGGTATCCGTAG